A single genomic interval of Electrophorus electricus isolate fEleEle1 chromosome 2, fEleEle1.pri, whole genome shotgun sequence harbors:
- the tnfaip8l2a gene encoding tumor necrosis factor, alpha-induced protein 8-like protein 2 A: MEAFSSKDMAMKVQKKFLSHIASKSMAQMFIDDNSSEVLDELYRVSKAHSGNQAEAKKVVKNMIKVAVKVGVLIRHDKFSPEELGMVQEFRKKLHTGAMTAISFQEVEFTFDKAVMIGLLTECRDLLLQLVEKHLTPKSLSRIRHVFNHYSDPDLLTHLYEPQGTLWPNLTRICSGLNQMIEEGKL, from the exons ATGGAGGCCTTCAGCTCCAAAGACATGGCCATGAAGGTGCAGAAAAAGTTCCTCAGTCACATTGCCAGTAAATCTATGGCACAGATGTTTATAGATGACAACAGCAGTGAGGTTCTGGATGAGCTGTATCGGGTCTCTAAGGCGCACTCTGGCAACCAGGCAGAGGCCAAGAAAGTAGTGAAGAACATGATAAAGGTGGCCGTGAAGGTTGGAGTTCTGATCCGACACGACAAATTCAGTCCAGAGGAACTCGGCATGGTTCAGGAGTTCAGAAAGAAACTGCACACAGGAGCCATGACTGCAATCAGCTTCcaggag gtggagTTCACGTTTGATAAGGCAGTAATGATTGGTCTGTTGACAGAGTGCCGGGACTTACTCCTGCAGCTGGTGGAGAAGCATCTGACTCCCAAATCTCTCTCACGCATCCGCCATGTGTTCAACCACTACTCTGATCCTGACCTGCTCACACACCTCTATGAGCCACAGGGGACGCTGTGGCCCAACCTCACTAGGATCTGCTCTGGACTCAACCAAATGATCGAGGAGGGCAAActctga